From the genome of Nicotiana sylvestris chromosome 2, ASM39365v2, whole genome shotgun sequence, one region includes:
- the LOC138885247 gene encoding uncharacterized protein: protein MASSKGETMKGKAMEKSKVTRKRQEGMKKWLDENLANRAVEPTSKKLSNVVISPKLVEMVRTRNSNTDTQDVTQETIATIMAKGRTKKASTQKRKSKYTKGVQDPVQPPTTAPAQTAISPEVGQMFNAVNSAMEMFKAFMASQNERRDAIPPQSNRQNNFESSKVNEFLKLSPQLFHGSIADEDPMLWLEGVKKALRTMKVFDNEAVELASYQLRDMAGAWFEMWEKERDEDDGLPTWEKFEEAIMSNFIPEEDREAKATEFEQLKQGNKSMQEYYMEFIRLAKHAPHMVKIEKAKIHRFVGDLDYHIKDTTSAATVGMTTFSSVVGFTKHLEKDRQQRREEKEHNKKAGTVGRFNGTSSGGGRGSSNKESLAPAQSSHQSDGGSSFRSTQSY, encoded by the exons atcgtgcagtagagcctACCTCTAAGAAATTATCTAATGTAGTCATTTCTCCAAAACTCGTAGAAATGGTTCGTACTCGCAACTCTAATACCGACACTCAGGATGTTACTCAAGAAACTATTGCTACTATTATGGCTAAAGGTAGAACTAAGAAGGCTTCAactcagaaaaggaagagtaaaTACACAAAGGGGGTTCAA GATCCAGTGCAGCCCCCAACAACAGCTCCGGCTCAGACAGCTATATCTCCAGAGGTGGGTCAGATGTTTAATGCTGTCAACAGTGCTATGGAGATGTTTAAAGCCTTCATGGCCAGCCAGAATGAGAGAAGAGATGCGATTCCACCTCAATCAAATAGACAGAACAATTTTGAGTCCTCAAAAGtgaatgaatttttaaagttgaGTCCTCAATTGTTCCATGGTTCTATAGCTGATGAAGATCCAATGTTATGGCTGGAGGGTGTCAAGAAAGCCCTTCGAACGATGAAGGTATTTGATAATGAAGCTGTGGAGCTGGCTTCTTACCAGCTTAGAGATATGGCTGGcgcttggtttgagatgtgggaaaaggaaagagatgaagatgatggtcTGCCTACCTGGGAAAAATTTGAAGAGGCCATCATGTCTAACTTTATCCCGGAAGAGGATAGGGAAGCTAAGGCTACAGAGTTCGAACAGctcaagcaagggaataaaagtATGCAAGAGTACTACATGGAATTCATAAGGTTGGCTAAGCATGCTCCTCACATGGTTAAGATAGAAAAAGCAAAGATTCACAGGTTTGTTGGCGATTTGGATTACCATATTAAGGATACAACATCAGCTGCAACGGTAGGAATGACAACTTTCTCCTCTGTTGTGGGATTCACCAAGCATTTAGAAAAAGATAGACAACAAAGGAGAGAAGAAAAGGAGCATAACAAGAAAGCCGGGACAGTGGGTAGGTTTAATGGTACATCTAGCGGAGGTGGAAGGGGTTCCTCCAATAAGGAGTCATTAGCACCAGCTCAGTCCAGTCATCAGTCAGATGGTGGGTCTTCCTTCAGAAGTACTCAGAGTTATTGA